The following proteins come from a genomic window of Bradyrhizobium paxllaeri:
- a CDS encoding MAPEG family protein produces MAAYWLSVVGVLVLCLLSILLAIYSGSSKGRAGALSGPVLPADDDNLLYRIDRVHMNAVEALTPFVVPAVLAMMVGVRPATLATLVWIHIAIRLIHLAVYLRGGNAAKGGSIRTILYVSGALVTIILIVVTTVAAI; encoded by the coding sequence ATGGCAGCCTACTGGCTTAGCGTTGTCGGAGTGCTTGTCCTTTGCCTCCTGTCAATTTTGCTGGCGATCTATTCAGGATCGTCCAAAGGCAGGGCCGGGGCACTCTCCGGACCTGTCCTTCCAGCGGATGACGACAATCTGCTGTACCGGATCGATCGTGTTCACATGAACGCGGTGGAGGCGCTGACGCCTTTCGTCGTCCCGGCTGTACTGGCTATGATGGTGGGGGTAAGACCCGCCACGCTTGCGACGCTGGTATGGATCCATATCGCAATTCGCCTGATCCATCTTGCGGTCTATTTGCGCGGTGGCAACGCCGCCAAAGGCGGCAGCATCAGAACCATTCTTTATGTTTCAGGTGCGCTCGTAACTATCATTCTCATTGTAGTGACCACCGTGGCGGCCATCTAA
- a CDS encoding class I SAM-dependent methyltransferase: MRRPQFISEHARNARGILGRLIAFIMARETWSENMRAMEALGIGQTDQVLDVGCGHGRSLMEIAARAPRGRSVGIDPSELMAEIAAKRNRTLIEAGRIDVVLSSVESLPFPDDMFDKALCVHVLYFWKDVEMSLREIERVLKPGGRLALLFRTNADQKAIASFPAEIYSFPRLADVRTVLERAGMEVRVAGDGANEPALLLATKRSA, encoded by the coding sequence ATGCGTCGTCCTCAATTCATTTCAGAACATGCTCGTAACGCGCGGGGCATCTTGGGCCGGCTGATCGCGTTCATCATGGCTCGGGAAACCTGGAGCGAGAACATGCGCGCCATGGAAGCGCTCGGCATAGGACAGACCGACCAGGTCCTCGACGTTGGATGCGGTCATGGGCGCAGTCTGATGGAAATAGCTGCGCGAGCCCCTCGGGGGCGGAGTGTCGGCATAGACCCCTCCGAGTTGATGGCAGAGATCGCGGCCAAACGAAACCGAACGCTCATCGAAGCCGGTCGCATCGATGTGGTTCTTTCGAGTGTGGAATCGTTGCCTTTCCCCGATGACATGTTCGACAAGGCGCTATGCGTCCACGTGCTTTATTTTTGGAAGGACGTCGAAATGTCGCTGCGCGAGATCGAGCGCGTGCTGAAGCCGGGTGGCCGCCTTGCATTGTTGTTCCGCACGAACGCCGACCAGAAGGCCATCGCGTCGTTTCCGGCAGAAATCTACAGCTTTCCGAGACTGGCCGACGTACGGACAGTGCTCGAGCGAGCGGGCATGGAGGTCCGTGTTGCAGGGGATGGCGCGAACGAGCCTGCCCTTCTGTTGGCGACGAAACGATCTGCCTGA
- a CDS encoding cysteine desulfurase family protein, with product MTATMRPIYLDYNASTPVDPAVAEAMQPFLEDAFGNPSSGHWASAPAKAALDRARSQVAALLGAAPDEIVFTSGGSEANNLAIEGTFFAPNRPETHIITSAIEHPAVLAPCRFLERFGASVTYVPVDGTGLIDPKDVRRAITPETVLISIMHANNEVGTIQPIAEVAAAARQHGIRFHTDAAQSVGKIPTKVNELGVDMLTIAGHKLYAPKGVGALYIRRGLELEPLIHGAGHESGRRAGTESALLAVGLGTACALAADLAPMRHVEALRDRLWRALQDRFNEGVALNGHPTHRLPNTLNVSFVGRIGADILGQLRNVAASTGSACHSGQIELSPVLAAMRVPERIGMGAIRFSLGRYTTADEIDAVVARLGTIALS from the coding sequence ATGACTGCGACGATGCGGCCGATCTATCTCGATTACAACGCGAGCACACCGGTTGATCCAGCCGTGGCGGAGGCGATGCAGCCATTTTTGGAAGACGCGTTCGGCAATCCGTCCAGCGGGCATTGGGCCAGCGCGCCGGCGAAGGCCGCGCTGGATCGGGCTCGCAGCCAAGTCGCCGCACTCCTCGGTGCTGCACCCGACGAGATCGTATTCACCAGCGGTGGCAGTGAAGCAAACAATCTGGCAATCGAGGGCACATTCTTCGCGCCGAACCGCCCAGAGACGCACATCATCACCTCGGCCATCGAGCATCCCGCCGTTCTTGCGCCCTGCCGGTTTCTCGAACGGTTCGGTGCTTCTGTCACGTACGTTCCGGTGGATGGGACAGGCTTGATCGATCCAAAGGACGTGCGACGCGCCATTACTCCGGAGACGGTACTGATCAGCATCATGCACGCCAACAACGAAGTCGGTACCATACAGCCGATTGCTGAGGTCGCCGCGGCCGCTCGTCAGCACGGAATCCGTTTTCATACTGATGCAGCCCAATCGGTCGGAAAAATTCCGACCAAGGTGAATGAGCTCGGTGTCGATATGCTGACAATCGCCGGTCATAAGCTCTACGCTCCAAAGGGCGTCGGCGCGCTGTATATCAGGCGAGGCCTTGAGCTTGAGCCGTTGATCCACGGCGCGGGTCATGAATCGGGCCGACGCGCCGGGACCGAGAGCGCCCTGCTGGCGGTCGGGCTTGGGACTGCCTGTGCACTAGCGGCTGACCTTGCGCCAATGAGGCACGTAGAGGCCCTGCGCGATCGCCTGTGGAGGGCGCTGCAAGACAGGTTCAACGAAGGCGTCGCGCTCAACGGCCATCCCACGCATCGTTTGCCGAACACTCTCAACGTGTCATTCGTCGGCAGGATCGGCGCGGACATTTTGGGCCAGTTGCGCAATGTGGCGGCATCGACGGGTTCGGCGTGCCATTCGGGGCAGATCGAGCTCTCGCCCGTTCTCGCGGCGATGCGCGTGCCAGAACGGATCGGAATGGGAGCGATCCGCTTCAGCCTGGGAAGGTACACCACAGCTGACGAGATCGACGCCGTCGTGGCGCGTCTGGGCACGATTGCGTTGTCCTGA
- a CDS encoding GFA family protein — protein MSETYSGRCLCGAVRFEARGRPKGVFWCHCSSCRRHSGAPVSVFVGFENDSVTVIEGVITTFKSSPGTTRGFCARCGSTLTCATVHFPAETHYHVGAFDRAAELQPGRHFFANEQLPWLQLNHNEPGK, from the coding sequence GTGAGCGAAACCTATTCAGGACGTTGCCTCTGCGGCGCGGTGCGTTTCGAAGCACGTGGCCGGCCAAAGGGGGTCTTCTGGTGTCACTGCAGTAGCTGCCGTCGCCATTCCGGAGCCCCAGTCAGCGTATTCGTTGGGTTCGAGAACGACTCCGTCACAGTGATCGAAGGCGTCATCACGACGTTCAAATCATCGCCGGGAACGACGCGCGGCTTCTGTGCCCGCTGCGGCTCGACCCTGACCTGCGCTACCGTGCATTTTCCGGCGGAGACGCACTATCACGTCGGCGCCTTCGACCGGGCGGCGGAACTCCAACCGGGGAGGCATTTCTTTGCGAACGAGCAATTGCCCTGGCTGCAGCTTAACCACAACGAGCCAGGCAAATGA